One Candidatus Margulisiibacteriota bacterium DNA window includes the following coding sequences:
- the purH gene encoding bifunctional phosphoribosylaminoimidazolecarboxamide formyltransferase/IMP cyclohydrolase, protein MKALISVFKKDGIEEFAKGLVELGVEIFSTGGTLKRLNEVGLKVESVTELTHYPEIMDGRVKTLNPNIHGGILAKRDNKEHMDTVKELKIPLIDIVVVNLYPFEETIVKPGVRLDEIIEMIDIGGPTMIRSAAKNFMDVIIIVNPARYSEVLSELRETGKVSVKLRQRLALEAFSHTARYDAVISSYFAPIFASEELFLEEMSLGLSRSQILRYGENSHQQAALYQLGSPSGLLNIEQLQGKEMSFNNYLDTSAAYSMCRRFMEPCVVIVKHTNPCGAAVAEDIVDAYKKAYEADSISAFGGIVALNRECDGVTATEIAKIFVEVIIAPSFSEEAVKIFSEKKNLRLLAKEDFFEDIGEFDVRKVDGGLLVQEKDIDPTTADDWKVVTDRTPTEKEVHDMEIGWNILPTVKSNAIILVKDGVLVGVGAGQMSRVEATELAIKRAGDKAKGSVLASDAFFPFGDSLELAAKAGITAVIQPGGSIKDEESVKVCNDNKMAMLATGTRHFKH, encoded by the coding sequence ATGAAAGCATTAATAAGTGTATTCAAAAAAGATGGAATAGAGGAGTTTGCTAAGGGACTTGTAGAATTAGGCGTAGAAATATTTTCAACCGGTGGAACACTTAAACGACTAAATGAAGTTGGGTTAAAGGTAGAATCGGTTACTGAGCTTACTCATTATCCAGAGATTATGGATGGTAGGGTGAAAACGCTTAATCCTAATATTCATGGAGGGATTTTAGCTAAACGTGATAACAAAGAACATATGGATACGGTTAAAGAGTTAAAGATACCACTGATAGATATCGTTGTTGTAAATTTGTACCCTTTTGAAGAAACTATTGTGAAGCCAGGTGTCCGTTTAGACGAAATAATTGAGATGATAGATATTGGTGGTCCTACGATGATTAGGTCAGCAGCAAAAAATTTTATGGATGTTATTATAATTGTAAACCCTGCGCGATATAGCGAGGTGCTTTCTGAGCTACGTGAAACAGGCAAAGTTTCTGTTAAGCTTAGGCAAAGATTAGCACTAGAAGCGTTTTCTCATACCGCTAGATATGACGCGGTGATTTCTTCTTATTTTGCTCCAATATTTGCGAGCGAGGAGTTATTTTTAGAAGAAATGTCGCTAGGACTATCCAGGAGCCAGATATTACGTTATGGCGAAAATTCTCATCAACAAGCAGCTCTTTATCAGCTCGGCTCGCCATCAGGACTTCTCAACATAGAGCAGTTGCAAGGTAAAGAGATGAGTTTTAATAACTATTTGGATACGAGTGCCGCTTATTCTATGTGCAGGCGCTTTATGGAGCCATGTGTGGTGATTGTGAAACATACAAATCCATGCGGTGCTGCAGTAGCGGAAGATATTGTTGATGCCTATAAAAAAGCTTATGAAGCTGATTCTATTTCTGCTTTTGGCGGCATTGTTGCATTGAACAGAGAGTGTGATGGAGTAACTGCAACAGAAATAGCTAAGATTTTTGTAGAAGTAATTATTGCTCCTTCTTTTTCAGAGGAAGCGGTGAAAATTTTTAGTGAGAAGAAGAATCTTCGTTTGCTTGCTAAAGAAGATTTTTTTGAAGATATTGGAGAATTTGATGTCAGAAAAGTTGATGGAGGACTGTTAGTGCAGGAGAAGGACATTGATCCTACCACTGCTGATGACTGGAAAGTTGTGACAGACCGAACTCCAACGGAAAAAGAAGTACATGATATGGAAATAGGTTGGAATATCTTGCCAACAGTTAAAAGCAATGCCATTATTTTAGTTAAAGATGGTGTGTTGGTTGGTGTTGGTGCGGGACAGATGAGCAGAGTTGAAGCAACAGAGCTTGCTATTAAACGAGCAGGGGATAAGGCCAAAGGTTCTGTTTTAGCTTCTGATGCTTTTTTCCCATTTGGAGATAGTTTGGAATTAGCTGCTAAAGCTGGTATAACTGCTGTTATTCAGCCTGGAGGCTCTATAAAAGACGAAGAAAGCGTTAAGGTATGTAATGACAATAAGATGGCGATGTTGGCGACAGGGACAAGACACTTTAAACACTAG